The sequence CTTTTGAGTCTGAGCACTGttcatatgcatatatgtttgttggctatttgtatatcttattttgtaAAGTGATCATTCAGGTTTTCCCCACTTACCTGAtagtttttatctattttaaaaatgtgtttatgggaatcgtttatattttaattaccactactttgttatatatatatacacataaactaTCAAAAAGTGAACCTATCAGGGCACACCACTATCCCAGTCAATAAAtggaaatttgtatatttttctgtcaCTCTGTGACTTGCTTTTGCACACTCTTAATTGTATTTTTGGTGAATAGATGTTGTAGTGTGCTGTAGAAAAGGCAGTCACACCCTTGCATTTTGATGGTGCAGATATCCATCCAGAGGTGGACATTCTGTTTCTTAGCTCTGGATCTGGGCTTGAGCACGTGATTTGCTTTGTCCATTATGACAGCAGTAAATATGATGAAAGAAGAGGCTTGAAAAGTACTTAAACGTTAGAACGAGCCTTCTCTTGTTGCTGGGACCCTTCTGACTTCCTGTGACCAAACCTGGCTTAGGATCCCAGAGGAGAAGAGACCACAAGCTGTGAGGTTCCTGCTGTCACAGCATTCCCAGACATCTAAGCTGAGGCCCTAAATGTGTGTGAAGCCATCTGATCATCCACCTTCACCCGAGCCAGCCAGGATCAGAAGAGCTGCtcagacaatccacagaatgtcCAACTCCAGCTCTGTTTCCCCCTTACATTGATAGAATCCGTTGGCCCATAGGAATCCTCTCTGTGGCAGTGTGCCAGCTTTGGAGAAGGGCAACATAGTAAAAGTGAAATCGTTCCTGTTACACTTTtgtcttaatctgttttgttttgctataagagaatacctgagattgggtaatttatttaaaaaagaggttcatttagctcacagttctgtgcATTGAGAAGTTAAGGGCATGGCACTGGTTTCTGAAGAGGGCTTTCAGTCTGCATCACAACATGGTAGAGAAGGTTAAAGGGAAAGCAGACACATGTGAAAAGGAGAAAACCTGAGTGGTGTCCTAGCTTTATAACAGCCCACTCTCGTGGGAACTAATTCATTCCCATAAGAACTAATCCAGTCTCGAGAGAGTGAGAACTCATTCACTACCTTgagaacagcaccaagccattcatgagggatccaacCCGTAACTCGAATCCCTCCCACTAAGTCCCACCTGGAGGATGCCACACTGGGCATCaaacttcaacatgagttttggtggggacaaacaaaccatatccgAATCGTAGCACTTTCTAGTGTGGCTTTTCTCAGTTCTGTGATGTCAGAGGGTGTCTAAACCTGACTTTCAAGTTGAGATATTCACAAATGTATTCCTCTTTGTGGATAGCAGCCAGTTGGATTTCTGTAAGGGAGACTGGAGCCAGGGAACCTCTATTCTGCCATGGTGCTGATAtcactcttattttcttcttgaaacatAATGATATTTCAGTTTCTTAGCCACATTTGTTCATCTCTTTTGGgttaatgtgtcttttttttttttttaatcagttgaTGAGGAATACAAATTGACCCAAAACCCAAAGCCAGTAAAAAAGAGAGCTCAAGCTGGAATTGGTCCTGTCGCCTCTGCAGCCATGGGAAATGATATCATGAAGCAACACGCTGCACCAGAAGCCCCTCCTCACAGTAAGGTGGGATGGGGCAAGGGGAGCACCCTTAGGCCTTACAGGAACACCTTCTAGTCACTATCTCTGTCATTTCCCACATTGGGGCCCTGTGTTCTTTATCTCGCATCATGCAAGTAAGGAAAACAAGGCAACAGTATAAAAAAGTGTCTGggtaacaaaaagagaaattgcCTCAGATTCATCAGATTAAACACCTTTTGAACTTTTAATCTCTGCCAGGCCCTGAACACATTAATACTTTGTTACAGGTTGGATTCCTTAGGAAGAAAACTCTGAGATAGACAGTTTTGCCAGGAAGTATACTGTAGAGTGCTTTCAGGATGAGTATCTCtgaggaaaagaaacaagaaggagaagaggaagaatttCAAGTCCAGTGCAATTACAGCCAAGACCTCAGCCTGTCCTACAGGGGCTCAGTGGCTGAGAAGGCCTTTTAGGATTATCATGCTTTAGATGGAGGGGGAAGCCCATTATACACCCGCATTGACCGAGGTGAGGTGGCCTTGCTTAGCTGAGGGAGTAATGCCTGGACTTGTTCTCCCTGAGAATGATTATCTTGGTCCTGGGGGAGCAGAAGGCAACATCTAAGAGTCTCACCACAGAATCCACCACACACATGCAATTTCACTTCCTATGAAACAGGTActatatcattttatagatgcatCAGCTATAGAAAATGATCGTATGCACTCCATTCTCTTTGTCTAGAGTAGCTGCTTCCCCTGGGATTGGCCCAAAGTCTTCTGGATTAGTCAGGGAAACAAGACTCAGGTAGAAGGGATGCGTTTCCGTCATCACTTACGGAAATATGCATTATTTAGTCTGGAAGCCCAATTAAAGATACATGGGACCAAAGAGAAGCAAATGTGTAGTGGACCTTAGGGGAGCTGACGTTTTCCTGCGTTGGTCCACACTGAGTCTGTTGTATGTCCATCAGGGTCTTCTTATGCACTGACATCCCAGGTCCCATCAGAGATCCAATTCAGAAACTCTTACAGTTGGCCTTGTATGCCTCtgggtatttttttcctccccctgtATTTCCTTTTGGCTCTGGACagcaacttgctttttaaaagtaatatttttctcctaaaatagACCAAAAATATCTTATCTCTCTTAATtcggaaaaaaacagaaaacacataaggaagagaataaaattatCCATAATCCTATCATTtagagaaaatcatattttacatTGGTCAATATCTCTCTAGTGTGTTTGCTtgtgatttgtttatttatccaATAAGTAACATATTACATATTCTGTTTAGGACCTTACCCTTTATTGAATCAATTATAATAGTTTATCATATTATTCctctaaagtatttttaaaatttgtatagtaatctagattttatttaatcaaatcccTTTTTTGagtaattaaattatttcaaattttataattatagataATAAGATATAATTCTTTTATGTAAACCTTAGTGCATAACTCATCATATCTAAGGGTGAATTCATAAAAGTAGAATTGATTCCcctttgtaatttctcctttaacTGTCTTGTAGGATCTCTGACCTAGGTTTCCCCCTTTACTCAGATTTAACTTAATCTGTACTTTTATTATGCACAGGGCCTCATAGGAATTTGAGAGACTCTGTGCAGATCACTCAGCTCTCTTGCTTTTATACTAGAGTAAAATGAATATTCAAGGTAGTATTGGATGGAGATACAAGGACATATTTTGCCCTAATGGAATgaatagaagaaaacaggatCAGATTTATCCCTTTGCCTTAGCAATGTTTCAGAGATCCAATGAACTCTTTACATACAGTAGATGGCAACACAAAGATTCAGGCTCAGGGAGCCTGCCTCCAAAACCTGTTTCACTGTCTCATATGAATACAGGAGTTGAAATCTTCCTTCTGCATTCTCTTGTCTATCTAGATAATTCTAGGCCTCAAATCACTTCCCAATCCCTCTTGTCTCATACTTTGAGTCCACCTGTCTTCCTATTGGCTGGCTTCCTAAAGTTTAACATTGTGGGTAAAGTAGGGTTCTCTTAATAATACCTTCTTTGGTCACAGCTGatatcttccttttgttttcttcagccTAAGCAGAAACAGATGGTGGCCCAGCAGCAATCTGTCAGAGAAGAAGGGTTGCAGAAAGGCCATTTGACAGTTATGGTGCTGAAAACAACAAAGCCCTTTGAGTTTGAGACCCAGGAAGGCAAGCAAGAGATGTTTCATGCTACCGTGGCTACAGAGAGGGAATTCTTCTTTGTAAAGGTTTTCAATACACAGCTAAAAGATAAATTCACACCAAAGAGAATAATTATAATATCCAAATATTATCGGCACAGTGGTTTCCTGGAGGTGAATAGTGCCTCCCTTGTGTGTGATGCTGAGTCTGACCAAAAGATCAGTGTCCCAAATCACACCATCAGGAAGGCAGGCGAAACCCCAAAGATCCACAAGCTTCAAACTAAGCCCATTGGAACAGTTGTGAATGGGGTGTTTGTAGTCCAGAAGGTAAGTTCCTATAAATAATTGTGTATTGGatagtaagaataaaatatatttttcacccTGAGCTTAAAGGgactttagaaattatttattttaatgtctttctatgtaaataaaatataaaacaaacaccaAAGTACTAAAGAGTTAACATGCCAAAACTGacacaaaaactcaaaaatagCGTTTTTATTCTCAAGAAGCTGCCATGATCCTGTCTCACCTTCTGTTTATCCTTGTAGCCTCTGGAAAGGGATTAGTAACTTCATACTCAAATAATTTTTACCCTTTGTGTTATTTTTGGACTTCATACATATCATCTTTATTCTAAGTGACTACTGTGAATGCAAAATAACCGTAGTTGGGTAATAAACCAGATTAATTGACCTGGAAAACCAATAAGCAGGGCAGGATTTAAAAACTGTGATCAAatgcagaaaatagaagaaagaatttgtttaaagaaatttttaagaagTGAGAAATAATAAAGTGTTATGATTCTGAGCTTTAGGGGATTGGCCTCATGGATGACTTTCTGGTTTAGGACAGGACCTGAAGAACCATAGAGAGGTTCTTTTGCTGATCCTGCATCCAGAAACCTTTGCTGTCCTGGGTTAGTTGCAGAAGAACTGATAGGAAGAATCTGTTCTCCTGGAAAATTCAAGAGTAAATGACCTTGGATAGGAAAGCCATATTCTTTATCCTAGTTTTAAGCCTTCAATATGGCCAGCCATCCactaatatatattcatttagcCCATATAATTAAAGCTACAATACTATTAATATCAATGTCCTAAATAACTGAGCACCACCCTGTTCCCTTGGATCTAGACTTGATTGTGAATTATTTCTTGTCCTTGATTCCTTACTCTTATTTAGACTCTTTACTAGGTCTTGCATCATTGCCTCATGTCTCTCCTGGATTTGTTGCTTTAAATAGCTCTCCTGCAACCCCAGGGTCATCTTTTCCCCTGATTATTCCGGCTTCTGGCCCTGGAGAAGCCCTACCTTCTCCACCCACCAGTTGCCCCTGTGAGCCATTCGAGTCTCCCAGAGGAAGGGAGCTCAGAACTGGAAAGATGGACACAGGAGGCAACATGTTCTAAGCAAGACATATCTGCCTTCTCAATCTGAATTAGCTAACATTAGCTATATATTAGATATATACCTGCTGGTTTCAAAGCTGGATTTTTTTTATGCAATTGAACTTTGAACAATTTGGGGATTAGGGTCACCAGCCCCaacacagtcaaaaatctgtATATAGCTTCTGACACCCCccaaaatttaactactaatagcctactgctgactggaagccttaccaataatgtaaaaaagtcagcacacattttgtatgttatatatattatatactgtattcttataataaagtaagctaagtaaaagaaaatgtcattaagagcattataagaaagagaaaatctattTACTAATCATTAAGTGGCAGTGGACCATCATAAAGGTCATTCTCATCGTCTTGTTGAGCAGGCTGAGAAGGAGAAGCAAGAGGAGAGGTGGGTCTTTCTTGATGTCTCatgggtggcagaggtggaagaaactTTCTGCATAAGTGGACTTACACAGCTCAAACCCATGTTGTCCAGGAGTCAACTGTATTTCTTTCTGGAGGCTTCATCTGGCATGTCTGATGTCTGATTGATGTGACATTTCTTAACCAAATTCTCAGAAATAGGGTGTTGCTTTTCTTTTGCAGAAAACAGAACAGAAGAATTGTATATTATTTGATGTAAATGACAACACAGGGAGCATGGAAGTATTGGTGCttagaaaacagaacaaagaagaatGTGAGGAAGGGGATAAGCTTCGACTTACATTCTTTGAGCTGtcaaagaatggagaaaaactaCAGCTGAAATCTGGAGCTCATAGCCTTATAAAGGTGGTAACTGCATGGAACAGTCAACTCTCCAAGGGgatggtattttgtattttctatcaGAAAGCTGGACTGTGCTATTGAACAGGATATGGAATGTTAAGACCCTGTTATTCAATACACCTAATCTCACAGAGCCAAAGAACCTCCCTTGAGGAAATACACATCCCTGATACACAGTTAAGAGAACATGGGATTCACAAGGTAGAGAAACGCATTGTGGTGCCCACAGAGCCTGACAAAGAGTTCCTCTGTAACACTGCAAGGCCAATGCGGACCGCTTGCCCAAAGTTGGACAAACTATTCTGACTAATGTATATAAAAGCAGACACAGACCATGAACACATTGAGGACACATTTCTTCTCAGAGTCAATCCAAGCATTCCTGCATCTACCATAATCCAGGGCAATTGAGTCAGTGTAAACTTCTAGTCCTGTCCCCCTGTCACACCCTCACACCCATCCTAGTGCTGCACTTGGTGTTCTTCCCTGTGTCTCAGCATTGCTTGCAGGGCCTGCTGTCTCTCTTTGTGGGAGTGGAGGCAGAGACCTGAGAAATATGCTTGTGTGCCCTTGTTAAGTAGGAGTGTATATCTCAGGCCAGATATTAACTTCCAGACAGTGATCCAAGAGGGAACAATGTGtcaggagggtgggaaggagataATTTTATGAGAATACAAAAAGAAAGGTACACTTCTGAAGGACATAGTCACTGCAGGAAGAGGATGGTTAACTGACCGACTACATCTCAGactgtatattttttctctttccaggttattaaggcaaaaaaagaaaaaaaatgaaaaggatcaATTCAGGTCAACAGGTCTAAGCAACATTTAATTGGCGAATGTGTGATACAGCCTATTCCATCAACTTGTGAGGTACCTGAGAACAGCAGTTCACAGGCCCTTCTCCCCACCAAATTAGCATTTGGATAGGATAATGGCTGGATAAACAACTCCAAAATATCAACACGTTATCACAATAAAAGTTAATTTCTCATTCATTACAGCCCCACAGTCTTGTTTAGTTTACCAATCCCTGGTCTCAAGCTGAAATACTAACAATGTATTAGGTGTTTATAGCatagataaaagtaaaatatatgtgaGAGGAGGGGAAGATGGAGGCTTAAAAGCACCTTATGCATGCACTGATTTCAAGGAGAGGATGGAAAGTTGCAGGTAGATACCTACCTACACATGGTGCTTCTTGGAAAGAACATTGTAAAGCCCTGAAGAAATGACAAACAACATTCAGAGCAAAGGAGAAGGTGATAGGCTGATACATTTGGCAAGGCTGAAGGGATCTGTGGAGGGCATCCACATGTGGGGAAGATCAGGAGCATAGAGCCCTGGGGCACAGCACTCACCCCTCAGGCACTGAGGCCTGAGTTGTGAGGGTGCATCCTTCACCACCGCAGACCTCTagactgatcagggagctgcttagAGTTGGTGCAGAGACATACTGGAGAGCAGGCACAGCAGGGATCTGGTGGCTGCTGATCCTAGGTTTCTGCAGCTGGTGCCATCCTGAGCTCTCAGGTGCATGCGGTGAGGTCTGCATGGGCGTTGGTTTTGCAGCAGTTGTCTTTGCATTACCCTGCTGGGCCAGGAACGGAGTGAGCAGAGCAGATGCTCCCCATGTCATGCCCTGTGACTAGAACCGAAGTGCCCTTACCCCCTAGTATGGTATCTGAGCATAGGAGGTGTCCCCCAACTTGAACTTCTAACAGTGATCTAGGGAACAACCCACCGCCCCACACAAAGATCATCCAGCACTGCTATGAACTGTGGAAATCACAGTGGAAGGGGATAAAACAGAACAGCTGCACTATAGGCTTTCAGTGCACCTGCCTTGCATTGGTCAGCATTCCAGAGAAGGACACAAATGTGCCATCTAAGGACATCTCTTTCTTCTAGCTAAGCAGGAGAGTTcacagcaaaggagaacaggtgccctgcaaacCTGATAGCTCTGAGCTAAGAGAATAGGattcagatgaggaaaaaaaaaaaaaaaaaaaaacagcaaaagaaccctggcaacatgaaaaaaacaaaacagtttgatatccccaagggatcacaatggagctacagtagtggagctaaccaaaaggaaatttttgaaatgacagaaatgggattcagaatatggatggcaaataagatgaatggaatttaagagaaacttgaaaacaaacaaaaataagccaaaaatatttttagtaaatcaatgaacaaaatgaaaaagttactAAAGAGGTATACAACATAAGGAAGGATATAAAACAACTTAAAGAAATGAGTAATTTATAGAATATCAAAGCACAGCAGAAAGCTTCCACAACAgattaaaccaaggagaagaaacaaTCTCAGAGCTTTAACAAGGCTCCTGAgctaacccagtcattcaaagaggcagaaaagagaataaaaaagaatgagcaatcACTTAGCTTATAACTGTGTAAAGCAAACTAATATACAAACTATAGGTATctctgagggagaaaaagaaagagcaaaaagcatggaaaatctattcaagagaattattgaggaaaatttccctgataTCACCAGTGATTCAGACCTCCAAATtcaagatggtcattgaacactgggaagattcatagcaaataagacATCTCCAAGATACATAGTCATCAACCTGACCAAAgctaaaatgaaggagaaaattctacaagcagcaagacgaaagcaacaactaaccagcaaaggaaaacccattaggctaatggcagacttctcagtggagatTTAATAAACCAAAAGGGATTAGGCCcccattttcagtcttcttaaacagaacaaccaccaacctagaattttgtattctggAAAACTAAGTTACATAATTGACAGAGAAATTAAGACTTTTCCATACAAGCAAGCACTGAGGGAATTAGTAACGACCAGAccagccctacaggaaatactcagaactgcattagtCATGGATCAACACAATAGAtactcaccaatgtaaaatcactcaaaagctaaagctcacagcttatataaaactatagcacaagagggaaaacaaaacaatacattactacccaacaggataaacagaacagcatcccacatatcaattctatcactcaATATTAATGGTCTGAATGTTCCACTCAAATGACATAggctggatgaatggatgaaaaaacaaaacccaagtgtctgctgtctccaggaaatacatctaacccaGAAGGACTTGCACAGATtcaaggtgaaggaatggaaaaatatactcCATGCTAATGGAAACCAAAGAAAGCAGGTGCAGCCATTCTCATATTagataaaagtgattttaaatcaacaattgtaaagaaagacaaagactgtcattatataatggtaaagggagcaattcaacaggaagacataatcatcctaaatatatatgcatctaatACAAGAGCTCCCAGATTCAAAAAGCATATTCTACTAGATTTAAGTAAAGAGATATACAGTATCATCATAATTGCTAAGGACgtcaacaccccactgtcagagctggacagatcattgaaacagaaaataaataaataaacactggacttaaatggggcTCTATAACAAATGGAACTAACAGAagtttacagaacattccacaaAAACTAACGAATATTCATtcttatcagcacatgggacattctccaagactgatcatatcttaggccacaaaacatgtctcaacaaatccAAAAAAGTTGAAATCTTACCATGTATGTTCTCataccatagtggaataaaactaaaaatcaattccaagagaaacactcaaatctacaccaagtgatagaaattaaacaaccggCTCCTGAgcaattattgggtcaataatgaaattaagacagaaatcaaaagattcctcaaactgagcaacaaaggggacacaaggtATCAAAATCTacgggattcagcaaaagcagttctaaaaaATTCATAGTCCTAAATGCCTTTATCAAATAGACAGAAAGAGCACAAACTAACAACCTAAaatcacatctcaaggaactagaaagggGAGAACAAAACAAAcgcaaagccagcagaagaaaaaaataacaaagctcagagaagaacaaaaaaaagaaaaaaaaatacaaagtatcaatgaaacaaaaagttggttcttggaataaataaaatatatagactcttggtagattaaccagaaatagaagagaaaggactcagataagctcaatcagaatagaaaaaggagacatggcaactgataccacagaaatacaaaatatcatctgtgaatactatgaaaatttctGTGCATAAAAACTAGAAAACGTAGAGGAAATGGACTAATTCCTGAATCTTCACAACCTCCCAGATTCAATCAGGAAggaatagaactcctgaacagatcaataacaagcagtaataaaaaaaaaatctcccaagaaaaacaacaaaagccctgaccagatggattcacagctgaattctaccagacctacaaagatgAGATGAGACCCAcattacagaaattattccataacactgagaaggagggaatcctctccaactcattcaGTGAAGCCAGaatcaccctgatatcaaagccaggtaaggacacaacaaaaaagaaaactacacaccaatGTCCCATATGAATACAGATGTAAAACTCCTCcacaaaatacaagcaaactgaattcaaaaagataatccatcatgaccaagtgggcttcatcccagggatacaaggatggttcaacataggtAAATCGGTAAATGTTActcactacataaacagaagcaaaaacaaagatcatatggtcatctcaatagacgcagaaaaagcatttgacaaaatccagcactctttcatgataaaaactctcaacaaactaagcatagtaggaatatatctcaaaattataaaagctgtgTATGAAAAACCCATAGCAAActtcatactgaatggggaaaagttgaaagcattccccctaagaactggagcaagagaagtgtgcccactgtcaccacttatATTCagcacagtactggaagtcctacccagagcaatcaggcaagtgaaagaaataaagagtatcaaaatcaggaaagaagaggtcaaactatcactttttgctgatggtgtgatcttacatatagaaaatcccaagaacTCCACCaaaagattcctggaattgataaataaattcagcaaagtgtcaggttacaaaatcaatgtacacaaatcagttgcatttctatatgctaataaca is a genomic window of Eulemur rufifrons isolate Redbay chromosome 8, OSU_ERuf_1, whole genome shotgun sequence containing:
- the LOC138390329 gene encoding interferon-inducible protein AIM2-like, which produces MESKYKEILLLMGLDQIDDEEELDRFKFFLPGEFGVTIPKGKLKTANRTEVANLMIQNAGVVSAVMKTINVFQKMNYMELAKSLQEEKEKVDEEYKLTQNPKPVKKRAQAGIGPVASAAMGNDIMKQHAAPEAPPHSKPKQKQMVAQQQSVREEGLQKGHLTVMVLKTTKPFEFETQEGKQEMFHATVATEREFFFVKVFNTQLKDKFTPKRIIIISKYYRHSGFLEVNSASLVCDAESDQKISVPNHTIRKAGETPKIHKLQTKPIGTVVNGVFVVQKKTEQKNCILFDVNDNTGSMEVLVLRKQNKEECEEGDKLRLTFFELSKNGEKLQLKSGAHSLIKVIKAKKEKK